Below is a genomic region from Microbacterium sp. LWO12-1.2.
CATCGCCTTCGCCTACCGAGAGCTCAACAACGCCGTTCCCGATTGCGGGACCACCTTCACCTGGGGGACCAAGGCGTTCGGGCCGTGGGTCGGCTGGATGGGCGGATGGGGTGTCGCAGTCGCCGGAATGGTCGTGCTGGCGAACCTGGCGCAGATCGCCTCTGTCTACTTCTGGTCGCTGATCGGACAGGAGCTGGAGAACAACGACTGGCGCGTGGTCGTCCTCGCCGTCCTCTTCATCGCCGCGATGACCTGGGTCAGCTGGCGAGGGGTGGAGATCGGCGAGCGCATCCAGAACGTCCTCCTCGGCATCCAGTACCTCGCCCTCGCGATCTTCGTGGTGACCGCACTCTGGCAGTTCTTCGCCGGCACGGCTCCGGGCGCGACCGCGTTCGACTGGGAGTGGATGAACCCGTTCGCCTTCACCGACTGGTCCGGTTTCACCGAGGCCATCCTGCTCGCCCTCTTCATCTACTGGGGGTGGGACACCTGCCTGGCGTTGAACGAGGAGACCAAGGACCCCAAGCGCATCCCCGGCCGTGCGGCGCTGCTCACCACCGTCATCCTGCTGTTCACCTATGTCACGGTCACGATCGCGGCGATGATGTACGCGGGTCTCGGCGAGACCGGAACCGGCCTGGGCAATGAAGCCAACGCCGACGACTTCTTCCTCGCGATCAAGGACGGTCTGCTCGGTCCGTTCGGCTGGGTGCTCGTGGTCGCGGTGATCATCTCGGCGATCTCCTCGACGCAGACCACGATCCTGCCGACCGCCCGTGGCACTCTCGCGATGGGCGTGTATCGCGCGCTCCCCGCGAAGTTCAAGGACGTGCACCCGACGTACAAGACCCCGTCGTTCTCGACCATCGTCATGGGCGTCGTCGCTTCGGTCTACTACGTCGGGATGACGCTGATCAGCGACAACATCCTGCAGGACTCGATCCTGTCTCTGGGCCTCGCGATCGCCTTCTACTACGCCATCACCGGTTTCGCCTGCGTCTGGTACTTCCGTGCCGACGTGTTCCGCTCGCCGAGAGAGTTCTTCTTCAAGGGACTGTTCCCGCTGCTGGGCGGGCTCATGCTGACCGCGGCATTCGTGCAGTCCGCGATCGACATGTGGGACGTCGACTACGGCTACACCGTGCTGTTCGGCATCGGTGGAACGTTCGTGATCGGTATCGGCTCTCTGGCCTTCGGGCTCGTGCTGATGTTCGCCTGGTACGCCTTCCCGCGGTCCAAGCGGTTCTTCCGCGGCGAGAGCCTCAACCGCGACACCGAGGTCATGGTGCCCGACGAGCCTGGCGACTTCATCCGGTCGATCGACGGCGGAATCTGACCGAGGGGTGCCGTCGACCTAAGCTTGCTTCGTGCGCATCCGGCTCGACATCGCTTACGACGGCACCCACTTCCGCGGGTGGGCACGGCAGCCGACTCTCCGCACCGTGCAGGGTACTCTCGAGGCGGCATTGGCCCGGATCGTCGGCTCCGACGTGCGGTTCGTCGTTGCCGGCCGCACGGACGCCGGTGTGCACGCGCAGGGTCAGGTCGCGCATGTCGACCTCGACGACACGCAGTGGTCGCGCATCGAGGCGCGCCAAGGTCGTTCTCCCCAGGACCCGGCCGGATCGATCGCCGGACGCATGCGCGGCGTACTCGGCGCGTACTCCGATGTCACGGTCACGCGATCCGCTGAGGCTCCGGAAGGATTCGATGCCCGCTTCTCGGCCGTGTGGCGCCGGTATCGGTACCGTCTGGCCGACCAGCTGGCCGGGTTCGATCCGCTGCGTCGGCACGACACCACGA
It encodes:
- the truA gene encoding tRNA pseudouridine(38-40) synthase TruA, which translates into the protein MRIRLDIAYDGTHFRGWARQPTLRTVQGTLEAALARIVGSDVRFVVAGRTDAGVHAQGQVAHVDLDDTQWSRIEARQGRSPQDPAGSIAGRMRGVLGAYSDVTVTRSAEAPEGFDARFSAVWRRYRYRLADQLAGFDPLRRHDTTTVRGRLDEKAMDAAAQSLIGLHDFASYCKPRDEATTIRTLLDYRWSRDADGVLIAEVKADAFCHSMVRALVGGCVAVGEGRLDVTDLVVLRDAVTRTSEFKVLAARGLTLMEVGYPADDLLSARAEQTRARRDSE
- a CDS encoding APC family permease, translating into MSTTPIRLERPDGKGLATGTLGLWGSTVIGLASTAPVYSLVASLGFVVIAVGAQAPIAFVIAFVPMLLIAFAYRELNNAVPDCGTTFTWGTKAFGPWVGWMGGWGVAVAGMVVLANLAQIASVYFWSLIGQELENNDWRVVVLAVLFIAAMTWVSWRGVEIGERIQNVLLGIQYLALAIFVVTALWQFFAGTAPGATAFDWEWMNPFAFTDWSGFTEAILLALFIYWGWDTCLALNEETKDPKRIPGRAALLTTVILLFTYVTVTIAAMMYAGLGETGTGLGNEANADDFFLAIKDGLLGPFGWVLVVAVIISAISSTQTTILPTARGTLAMGVYRALPAKFKDVHPTYKTPSFSTIVMGVVASVYYVGMTLISDNILQDSILSLGLAIAFYYAITGFACVWYFRADVFRSPREFFFKGLFPLLGGLMLTAAFVQSAIDMWDVDYGYTVLFGIGGTFVIGIGSLAFGLVLMFAWYAFPRSKRFFRGESLNRDTEVMVPDEPGDFIRSIDGGI